A stretch of Hoplias malabaricus isolate fHopMal1 chromosome 10, fHopMal1.hap1, whole genome shotgun sequence DNA encodes these proteins:
- the LOC136708964 gene encoding C-X-C chemokine receptor type 3-like → MSEYNYIFNESDYYDESCCGTVCGQQISMNYEAVFVPVLYSVAVVLGLLGHGLVLVVLWQKRRGWSATDTFILHLSIADILLLLTMPLWAVQAAKDWIFGTVVCKVTGALFQMNFYCGIFLLACISLDRYLSIVHAVQMYSRKKPWLIQLSCMAVWFFSLMLSIPEWIYLKAVEDFRREKIECVPNYPFNTHWRTTSRWLYHLVGSLIPALVILFCLICILLTLQIGSQGKQKQRAMRVILALVVVFFICWTPYNLTLLVDTIHTNLSHSNSSDACDTTTALDIALSITSTLGYLHCCMNPILYAFVEVKFRRHLLDMASRRNGRESTVSHQTSIWSESVDTSAF, encoded by the exons ATGTCAGAATACAATTACATCTTTAATGAATCAGATTATTATGATGAGTCTTGCTGTGGGACGGTGTGTGGGCAGCAGATCAGCATGAACTATGAGGCAGTCTTCGTCCCTGTGCTGTACTCAGTTGCAGTGGTTCTGGGGCTACTGGGTCAtgggctggtgctggtggtccTGTGGCAGAAGAGGCGGGGCTGGAGTGCGACTGACACCTTCATTCTTCATCTGAGCATCGCTGACATCCTGCTGTTGTTGACCATGCCCCTGTGGGCAGTGCAGGCTGCCAAGGATTGGATCTTTGGCACAGTGGTCTGTAAAGTGACCGGAGCTCTGTTTcag ATGAACTTCTACTGCGggatcttcctgctggcctgcATTAGCCTGGACCGCTACCTGTCCATCGTCCACGCCGTCCAGATGTACTCTCGCAAGAAGCCCTGGCTAATCCAGCTAAGCTGTATGGCCGTCTGGTTCTTCTCCTTGATGCTGTCCATCCCTGAGTGGATCTATTTGAAGGCTGTTGAAGACTTTAGACGAGAAAAAATTGAGTGTGTCCCCAACTACCCCTTTAACACACACTGGCGTACCACATCAAGATGGCTGTACCACCTGGTGGGATCCCTGATTCCAGCTCTTGTGATTCTGTTTTGCTTAATCTGCATCTTACTGACGCTTCAGATAGGCTCCCAGGGGAAGCAGAAGCAGAGGGCCATGCGGGTGATCTTGGCCTTAGTCGTGGTCTTTTTCATCTGCTGGACGCCCTACAACCTCACGCTTCTGGTCGACACCATCCACACAAACCTGAGCCACAGCAACAGCAGCGACGCCTGCGACACCACCACAGCTCTGGACATCGCCTTAAGCATCACCTCCACACTCGGTTACCTGCACTGCTGCATGAACCCCATCCTCTACGCCTTCGTTGAGGTAAAGTTCCGGCGCCATCTGCTGGACATGGCCTCTCGGCGCAATGGGCGCGAAAGCACTGTTTCTCATCAGACCTCCATCTGGTCCGAGTCTGTGGACACCTCTGCTTTCTGA
- the LOC136708416 gene encoding C-X-C chemokine receptor type 3-like isoform X1: protein MAANVSNMELDLDGFFQHNSTFDYGDYEYIEEKSSLGNFEPSVTVFVPVLYAVAMVVGLLSQGLVLVILWQKRLSWSVTDILTLHMSIADVLLLLTVPLWAVEAANEWIFGLGLCKLSGALFKINFYFWIFLLVSISVERYLSIFHGVKKYTRTKPVLVHLSCLVIWILSLLLSVPDLLYLKVISNSNREGKKECAHLYLTKSKYLASRLIFHIVGFLLPVVVLLICLSCIFLKNQKERDSRVNKKQRGQWTVLSLVVVFFIFWTPYNIALLINTLQGSSDVDGQMKGVAVYFTAVVAFLQCCLKPFVYFSMSCKFRHWVLKVLRCGGCSLLSRNFSMWHSEELDQSDPQSPEEKGPLTQMSDKGDSIIQLKLSERSEEIQRCD from the exons gCAAACGTATCAAATATGGAGTTGGACCTCGACGGCTTTTTTCAACACAACTCCACTTTCGACTACGGAGACTATGAGTATATAGAAGAAAAATCCTCTCTGGGTAATTTTGAGCCTTCCGTGACAGTCTTCGTTCCGGTGCTGTATGCAGTGGCAATGGTCGTAGGACTGCTGAGTCAGGGGCTGGTTCTTGTAATCCTGTGGCAGAAAAGATTGAGCTGGAGCGTGACAGACATCCTCACCCTTCACATGAGCATTGCGGACGTCCTCCTGCTGTTGACCGTTCCTCTTTGGGCTGTGGAGGCTGCCAATGAGTGGATCTTTGGCCTGGGCCTCTGTAAACTGAGTGgagctctgtttaag ATCAATTTCTACTTTTGGATCTTCCTTCTAGTTTCCATCAGCGTGGAGCGCTACCTTTCCATTTTCCATGGAGTGAAGAAATACACTCGCACGAAGCCTGTGCTTGTCCACCTCAGTTGTCTGGTCATATGGATTTTGTCTCTGCTCCTCTCAGTCCCTGACTTGCTCTACCTAAAAGTCATTAGCAACTCTAATAGGGAGGGTAAAAAAGAGTGCGCCCATCTGTACTTGACTAAATCGAAATATTTAGCATCCAGACTTATCTTCCACATTGTGGGATTCTTGCTTCCAGTCGTGGTGCTGCTCATCTGCCTCTCCTGCATCTTCCTGAAGAATCAGAAAGAGAGGGACTCTCGGGTAAATAAAAAGCAgcggggacagtggacagtccTGTCTTTGGTAGTGGTCTTCTTTATCTTCTGGACACCCTACAACATCGCCCTCCTGATAAACACTTTACAGGGCTCGTCTGATGTGGATGGGCAGATGAAGGGGGTAGCAGTGTACTTCACAGCAGTTGTGGCCTTCCTTCAGTGCTGCCTCAAGCCTTTCGTCTACTTTAGTATGTCCTGCAAATTCAGACACTGGGTGTTAAAAGTCCTGAGGTGTGGAGGTTGCTCACTGCTCAGCAGGAATTTTTCCATGTGGCACTCTGAAGAGTTGGACCAAAGTGACCCCCAATCACCTGAAGAGAAAGGTCCACTGACCCAAATGAGTGACAAAGGAGACTCCATCATCCAGCTAAAATTAAGTGAGAGATCAGAGGAAATACAGAGATGTGACTAA
- the LOC136708416 gene encoding C-X-C chemokine receptor type 3-like isoform X2: MANVSNMELDLDGFFQHNSTFDYGDYEYIEEKSSLGNFEPSVTVFVPVLYAVAMVVGLLSQGLVLVILWQKRLSWSVTDILTLHMSIADVLLLLTVPLWAVEAANEWIFGLGLCKLSGALFKINFYFWIFLLVSISVERYLSIFHGVKKYTRTKPVLVHLSCLVIWILSLLLSVPDLLYLKVISNSNREGKKECAHLYLTKSKYLASRLIFHIVGFLLPVVVLLICLSCIFLKNQKERDSRVNKKQRGQWTVLSLVVVFFIFWTPYNIALLINTLQGSSDVDGQMKGVAVYFTAVVAFLQCCLKPFVYFSMSCKFRHWVLKVLRCGGCSLLSRNFSMWHSEELDQSDPQSPEEKGPLTQMSDKGDSIIQLKLSERSEEIQRCD, translated from the exons ATG gCAAACGTATCAAATATGGAGTTGGACCTCGACGGCTTTTTTCAACACAACTCCACTTTCGACTACGGAGACTATGAGTATATAGAAGAAAAATCCTCTCTGGGTAATTTTGAGCCTTCCGTGACAGTCTTCGTTCCGGTGCTGTATGCAGTGGCAATGGTCGTAGGACTGCTGAGTCAGGGGCTGGTTCTTGTAATCCTGTGGCAGAAAAGATTGAGCTGGAGCGTGACAGACATCCTCACCCTTCACATGAGCATTGCGGACGTCCTCCTGCTGTTGACCGTTCCTCTTTGGGCTGTGGAGGCTGCCAATGAGTGGATCTTTGGCCTGGGCCTCTGTAAACTGAGTGgagctctgtttaag ATCAATTTCTACTTTTGGATCTTCCTTCTAGTTTCCATCAGCGTGGAGCGCTACCTTTCCATTTTCCATGGAGTGAAGAAATACACTCGCACGAAGCCTGTGCTTGTCCACCTCAGTTGTCTGGTCATATGGATTTTGTCTCTGCTCCTCTCAGTCCCTGACTTGCTCTACCTAAAAGTCATTAGCAACTCTAATAGGGAGGGTAAAAAAGAGTGCGCCCATCTGTACTTGACTAAATCGAAATATTTAGCATCCAGACTTATCTTCCACATTGTGGGATTCTTGCTTCCAGTCGTGGTGCTGCTCATCTGCCTCTCCTGCATCTTCCTGAAGAATCAGAAAGAGAGGGACTCTCGGGTAAATAAAAAGCAgcggggacagtggacagtccTGTCTTTGGTAGTGGTCTTCTTTATCTTCTGGACACCCTACAACATCGCCCTCCTGATAAACACTTTACAGGGCTCGTCTGATGTGGATGGGCAGATGAAGGGGGTAGCAGTGTACTTCACAGCAGTTGTGGCCTTCCTTCAGTGCTGCCTCAAGCCTTTCGTCTACTTTAGTATGTCCTGCAAATTCAGACACTGGGTGTTAAAAGTCCTGAGGTGTGGAGGTTGCTCACTGCTCAGCAGGAATTTTTCCATGTGGCACTCTGAAGAGTTGGACCAAAGTGACCCCCAATCACCTGAAGAGAAAGGTCCACTGACCCAAATGAGTGACAAAGGAGACTCCATCATCCAGCTAAAATTAAGTGAGAGATCAGAGGAAATACAGAGATGTGACTAA